In one window of Henckelia pumila isolate YLH828 chromosome 1, ASM3356847v2, whole genome shotgun sequence DNA:
- the LOC140860034 gene encoding uncharacterized protein — protein sequence MAMGNPNMSLLANNTLTGENFPKWKSNINIVLVSENNMFVLTEECPPVPPANATRAVKEPYDRWIASKNKAKAYMLASMSDALRIKMEPMETAFEIMESLQYDKSFSEA from the exons ATGGCAATGGGAAATCCTAACATGTCTTTGCTTGCAAACAATACTTTGACTGGCGAAAACTTTCCCAAGTGGAAAAGCAACATTAATATTGTGCTGGTTAGTGAGAACAACATGTTTGTTCTAACTGAGGAATGTCCACCAGTACCACCCGCCAATGCGACTCGTGCTGTTAAGGAACCGTATGATCGTTGGATTGCGTCCAAAAACAAGGCTAAGGCATATATGCTTGCTAGCATGTCTGATGCACTAAGAATCAAGATGGAGCCCATGGAAACTGCTTTTGAGATTATGGAATCTCTTCAAT ATGACAAATCATTTTCTGAGGCTTAG
- the LOC140876086 gene encoding uncharacterized protein translates to MHGAVVDEATQVCIILNSLSSDFIPFTSNHIMNKLNYGMTQLLNELQTFEAISGIVKNKAEANVADKPSSSKGLKNKKAKGGKRGDKFKKPKIGAKIIKPNNKKAEKKPKGKCFHFGVDGHWKRNCPRYLAELKEKNNAA, encoded by the exons ATGCATGGTGCAGTTGTTGATGAAGCCACACAAGTATGCATTATTCTGAATTCGCTCTCTAGTGACTTCATCCCATTCACAAGCAACCATATTATGAATAAGTTGAATTATGGGATGACTCAACTACTGAATGAACTTCAAACTTTTGAAGCCATCTCGGGAATTGTGAAAAATAAGGCTGAAGCAAATGTTGCAGATAAGCCATCTTCTTCAAAGGGTTTGAAGAATAAAAAGGCTAAGGGTGGAAAGCGTGGTGATAAGTTCAAAAAGCCCAAGATTGGGGCTAAGATCATCAAACCCAACAACAAGAAGGCCGAGAAGAAGCCAAAAGGAAAGTGTTTTCATTTTGGAGTAGATGGACATTGGAAAAGAAACTGTCCACGATACCTCGCGGAGCTGAAGGAGAAAAATAACG CTGCTTAG